The window TTGCGAAGTGGCAACACGAAGTATAAGGCCTGACACCTGCCCGGTGCCGGAAGGTTAAGAGGGGGACTTAGCGCAAGCGAAGGTCTGAATTGAAGCCCCGGTAAACGGCGGCCGTAACTATAACGGTCCTAAGGTAGCGAAATTCCTTGTCGGGTAAGTTCCGACCTGCACGAATGGTGTAACGATCTGGGCACTGTCTCAGCCATGAGCTCGGTGAAATTGTAGTCGCGGTGAAGATGCCGCGTACCCGCAACGGGACGGAAAGACCCCATGAACCTTTACTGCAGCTTAGTATTGGTATTGGGTAAACGATGTGTAGGATAGGTGGGAGACTGTGAATTGGCGTCGCTAGGCGTTGAGGAGTCGCCGTTGAAATACCACCCTTTGTTTGCTTGGTATCTAATCCCAAAACTGGGAGACATTGCTTGGTGGGTAGTTTGACTGGGGTGGTCGCCTCCAAAAGGATAACGGAGGCTTCCAAAGGTTCCCTCAGTACGCTTGGTAACCGTACGTGGAGTGCAATAGCATAAGGGAGCTTGACTGTAAGGCCGACAAGCCGAGCAGGGTGGAAACACGGGTATAGTGATCCGGCGGTACCGTATGGAAGGGCCGTCGCTCAAAGGATAAAAGGTACTCTGGGGATAACAGGCTGATCTCCCCCAAGAGCTCATATCGACGGGGAGGTTTGGCACCTCGATGTCGGCTCGTCACATCCTGGGGCTGGAGAAGGTCCCAAGGGTTGGGCTGTTCGCCCATTAAAGTGGCACGCGAGCTGGGTTCAGAACGTCGTGAGACAGTTCGGTCCCTATCTGTTGCGGGCGTGGGAAGTTTGAGGAGACCTGACCTTAGTACGAGAGGACCGGGTTGGACTGACCGCTGGTGTACCGGTTGTGATGCCAATTGCATTGCCGGGTAGCTACGTCGGGAAGAGATAAGCGCTGAAAGCATCTAAGTGCGAAACTCCCTCCAAGATGAGACTTCCAAACAGGGCCGTCAGAGACGATGACGTTGATAGGCAGCAGGTGTAAAGTCAGAGATGACATAGCTGAGCTGTACTAATTGCCCGAAAACTTACCATTGGTCTAAGCACTCAATTTTCTGCACACTTGTTATGAATTAAGATTCAAGACGCAAGATATAAGATACAAGACACAAGATTAAAGACTTGATGTTGGACACTTGATACTTGATAAGAACTTAAAAATATTAATCTCGAGAGAGAGCCTGTTGAATTTAATGGTATATCCATGTAAAGGAAACAGTAAGATTTAGGCGGCCTAGCGCAGGGGGCCCACCTCTTCCCATCCCGAACAGAGAAGTTAAGCCCTGCAGCGCCGATGGTACTGGGGTTACACCCGGGAGAGTAGGTCGCCGCCACATTATTCAGACCCTTTGGTTAAGTCCAAAGGGTCTTTTTGCGTTTAATACCTTTTGTAATAAATGACAATAGAAGCAAGATACAAGACACAAGACTCAAGTCAATCTATAAAAAGCTTGGTTTATCTTTTTAAAAGAATTAAACTTTCCCGAAATTGTAGAAAACAAGTTTTAAATTCTTTATTTAATTCACTAGTAACTCAATCAACCAAAAATTATTTAACGAAATTAACGCTTACCATAAAATCTACTCCAAGATCAATCTCTCGTAATATGTGCGAAGACCATCCGAAGTGTTCCGAAATCATATTTTCCTGGATGTTTTTCCCGAATTATTCCCAACTCACCATTTTCAATCTCAATCAGAACTGAGATCTCCTTCACTAATTCATCGGATAGATGATTAAAAATATCCACTTTTCCTGCTGTGATTCCCCTTGCAAGGTGGCTTTTAATAGTTGATTCAGCTAAACCTCTGTAAGCTGCAATTTCTGAGAAACTTTTCCCCTCTTGACTTAGTGTATAGGTAATCTCGTAGGTCTCTCCTTTTTCTAATTTGATATTGGGACTCTCTGCTTTTTTCTTTTTTCTTCCAGTTTTTCCCGAAGCAAATTTAGGATTGTCCTTGGCTGCTTGCTTAGCTTCTTGAGCTAAACTTATTCTCAGTTGAATTAGATTTCGATTAATTGATTCCATTTTACCAATCTCTTCTCCATTTAAAATTGCTGGAATTAAAAAGGTTACTTTTTGAAGTTCACTTAATTTCTTTAAAAGAATAATTTCAATTTCTGCAAGTCCTTCTAAATAGATTTTGGTTTTCGAAAACCTTTCAACCTCCGCAGCATGAAGCATGAGTTTTTGTAATAAACCTTTCAGAAGTTTAAAATAGTACTCACTTCCTTTCTCTAATCTATCCATCAAATGATTTTCTTCATTTGTCTGTAAGAGGTGAAGTAATTGCCGCTGGAATTTATAGGTATTTGAATCTTCGTCTGAAATTGACTGATGGATTTCTGGGATAGCTTTCTGCATTTCCTGATCTTCAAATTCCATACTGTTATCAGAATATTTTAAAAAGGCATGAAAGTTTTCAATGATTTCACCAAAATCAAAAGTTTTGATCAACAACTTCTGAATGTAAAGCTTTTGACTTTGAGTTAGAAGATCTTTAAGAGGGGCTTGGTTTGTGGTAGTGCCTTGTGTGAAATTAACTGCGTCACGATCAGCGCTTATTATATGCGATTGAATTCTGCTCTTTAGAGTTAATCCATCCAAACTTCGCAATCTACTCAGTGCCACGTAAACTTGACCAGGGGCAAAGGCTTGACCAATGTCAATAATGGCTTTGTCAAATGTCAACCCTTGGCTTTTATGTACTGTTACGGCCCACGCTAGCTTGATTGGATATTGCTCAAAAGTCCCAATGACTTCTTCTTGTAGTTCTTTCGTCTCGTCTTTTATCACATACCTCTTGTTTTCCCAAAGCTCTTTTTTGAGAATATATTCCACATTGTTCCCTGTCATTGTAACCTTAATTTCATCCTCCTCAATACTTTTTACAGTAGCCATTTTTCCGTTAAAAAACTCTGAAAATCCACTGCTATCATTTTTTATAAACATGATTTGAGCTCCTTCTTTAAGCTCAAGAGTTTTTGGGATTGGATAAAGATTCTCTGGGAAATCTTTTTCTACAATTGCTTCAAAAAAATGTGATTTACTTTTTAATAAAGCTAATTCTCTTTGATTGTGAGCTTCAGCTTTATTATTGTGCGTAGTAATGATAATGTTGTCTTTGAGTTTGAGGATTTCTTCTTCTGTCTTGAAGAATCTATTCAAGAAATCAATGTCTGCTTGGGTAGTTTTATTTTCTCTAAGATTATTGAGGATATTGATGAATTGATCATCTTTTTGTCTGAATATTTTATTTAGCTCCAGATATACTAATCCGGAGTTTTGGAGTGCTTTGGCTTCGAAAAAATGCATGCTCTTATAAAATTTCCCCAAAACCTGCCATTCATAATCTTTTACAATAGGAGGAAGTTGAAAAAGGTCACCTATTAGTAATATTTGTACACCTCCAAATGGTTCTTCAAAGTTTCTTTTGACACTTTTCATGCGATAATCGATTGCATCCAAAATATCTGCTCGAAGCATGCTAACTTCATCGATGATAAGTAATTCAACTGATTGGAGTACTTTTTTTCTGCTACTATTTAAAGTGTGTTTCCTTCCAAGACTATATTGTGTAAAGAAACTTCCACTATTTGTAAAATTCCCCTCAGGCTCTCTGGTAGGTAAAAATGATCCAAAAGGCAAAAGAAACTGAGAGTGAATTGTGACACCTTTTGCATGTAGTGCAGCAATACCTGTTGGAGCAAGTATCACATAGCTTTTGTGAGTTAGATCAGCCAAATTTCTCAAAAATGTAGTTTTTCCAGTTCCCGCTTTTCCTGTCAAAAATATTGGACTATTGGTACTATTAATAAAATGTGCAGCTAATTCTAGTCTGTCAGTGGTCTCAGTTTCCATAAAAATAAAATTACTATAAAATTGAAAATAGGAAGAGGAATAAACGGATAAGTTCGTAAAGTTTTTAAAAAAATGTAACTTTGCTCACTCTAGATAGTTGTCATACTAACTATTAAACAGCGAAGTAAATGTCAAAGCATATATTAGTAACAGGAGGAACAAAAGGAATCGGAAGAGCGATAATTGAGAGATTTGCTAAAGAAGGTTTTTCTGTGTCCACATGTTCAAGAAACGAAGATGATTTAGTGCAACTTAAGTCATATTTTGAATCAGAATATCCAAATCAGTCGATTTTTACATTGAAAGCTGACCTCTCTAAAAAAGAAGAAGTGATTAAATTTTCTGACTCAGTAAAATCAAAAATGGGATGTCCAAATGTGCTAATAAATAATACAGGTGTCTTTTTACCAGGAGCTATTCATTCAGAACCAGAGGGCAACTTAGAAATGATGATTCAGACGAATTTGTACTCTGCGTATTATTTGACTAGAGCTTTTACTCCTCAGCTGATTGAAAATAAATCCGGTCATATTTTTTCTATTGGTTCAATCGCAGGACTCACAGCTTATGCTAACGGTGGAAGTTACGCGATTTCTAAATGGGCTATGTTGGGTTTTACAAAATGTCTGAGACAAGAATTGAAGGATTATAACATCAAAGTTACGTCTGTTTTGCCAGGTGCAACTTTTACAGCTAGCTGGGAAGGTGTTGATATTCCCGAAGAGAGATTTATGAAACCGGAGGATGTAGCAGAATCTGTGTGGGGAGCGTATAACCTTTCTCCCAACTCTGTTGTTGAAGAGATAGTAATAAGGCCACAATTAGGAGATTTATAATTATATGGAAACGATGTCATTAATTGATAAGATTAAATATTGTAATAGTCTCACTTCTTATTCGAGAAGGAAAACAATTCCTGTAAAAGTTGGAGATGTGACCATTGGTGGAGAAAATCCCATCGTGATTCAGTCAATGACTACTGTGGATACCATGGATACACAAGGTTCAGTTGAACAATGTATTCGTATGATAGAGAGTGGATGTCAATTGATAAGAATCACGGCTCCAAGCATGAAGGAAGCTGAAAACCTTCAAATAATTAAAGATGAATTAAGGAAAAGAGGGTATACTACACCATTGGTTGCAGATATCCACTTTACTCCAAATGCTGCTGAAATAGCTGCTAAAATTGTCGAGAAAGTCAGAATAAATCCTGGAAATTACGCTGATAAAAAAAAATTCGAAGTCATTGATTATTCTGATGAAAGCTATCAAGATGAATTGGATAGAATAAAAGAGCGTTTTCTTCCTCTAGTAAAGATCTGTAAGGAAAATGGTACCGCGATGCGTATTGGTACAAACCATGGATCTCTTTCTGATAGAATCATGAGCCGCTACGGTGACACACCTTTGGGGATGGTTGAGTCAGCATTGGAGTTTCTCAGAATTTGTGAGGATGAAGAATATTATAATATCGTCATTTCGATGAAATCGTCCAATACGCAAGTGATGGTGCAGGCTTACAGGATGTTGGTTCAGAAACTTGATGAAGGTGGATTTAAACCATATCCTCTTCATCTCGGTGTAACCGAAGCAGGAGATGGAGAAGATGGAAGAATCAAATCTGCTGTTGGTATTGGCACTTTGTTGGAAGATGGTTTAGGAGATACGGTTAGAGTTTCTTTAACCGAAGATCCGGAATTTGAAGCTCCTGTTGCGCAATTTTTGGTGGATAGATATCAAGGAAGGGAAGGGCATTCAGCGATTCAAGAAATAAAAAATTATCCGATTACTCCTTTTGAATATAATAAAAGGCAAACAATTGAAGTGTTTAATTTTGGTGGTGGAAATGTTCCAAGAGTGATCACAGATATTTCTGCTATCTATCAAATCCAGCCCAAAGAAATGAAGCAAGTTGGTCACTTCTATCTTCCGGAATTAGATAAGTGGAAAATGAATGATCAAGGAGCCGATTATGTATTTTCTGGCTCGAACCCTATCCAGTTTATGCTTCCAAATGGGATGAAAGAAATTCAAGATTATTCTGTTTGGCAAAATTCAGAAGATAGAGAAAATAAGTTTCCAGCATACAATCTTAATAAATTAAAGACTGCCAATGACTTTCATTTTGGTTTGAATTTTTTATCAATATCAGATCTTGAAATTGAAGAGGCAATTGAATTTATAAAAGGCAGAAATGATTTTGTTATTATTCTTTCAAGTGAAAATTTGCATAATTATGCAGCTTTGAGAAGAGCTTTCGTTAAAATGATCGATAATGAAATTCATCTTCCAGTTGTGATCAAAGTCAAATATTCTCAGCAAACTCAAGATAAAACAATGCTACATGCAGCAACGGATGTTGGCGGGTTGTTGATAGATGGACTTGGTGATGGTGTTTTGCTTGATTTATCAAATTATGCTGATCAAAACCGAGAAACTATTCTAGACCAGATCAAGTTACATAATTCAATTAGTTTCGGGGTATTGCAAGCAGCAAGAACTAGAATGTCAAAGACTGAATATATTTCTTGCCCATCATGTGGAAGGACTTTATTTGATCTACAGGAAACTACTGCAATGATTAGGAAAAGAACCGATCATTTGAAAGGTGTTAAAATTGGGATTATGGGCTGTATTGTAAATGGTCCAGGTGAAATGGCTGATGCAGACTTTGGTTACGTTGGTTCAGGAAAAGGAAAAATCACACTCTACAAAGGGAAAGAGGTCGTAAAAAGATCAGTTCCTTCTGAGAAGGCAGTGGATGAATTGATCGAAATAATTAAAAAAGATGGGATGTGGATAGATCCTGAAGAATAATAGGGAGAATGTTGATTTCATCAAAAACAAATTATCATGGCAAATAGCAGATTAAAAGAGTTCTTTCAATTAGGTGAATTGGGCAATTACTTCGTAAGAGTATTTCAAAAGCCAGACCCAAATAAAAAAAGTAACTTTAGCTTGAAAATGATGCATGGCATCAACAAAATTTCGATTTTAATGTTTTTGGCAGCAGTTCTTATTTGGATTGCAAAAAGGTTGTTTTAATAATATTTCTTGAACCTCGTATGGATATTGGTTTTTTCAGAGAATATTGTCTTTCTAAAGCAGGTACTTCTGAGGAAACTCCCTTTGACGCAAACACACTATGTTTTAAAGTAGGGGGAAAGATTTTTGCAATTATAGATATAGAACTTTTCGAAAGTGTGAATTTGAAATGTGAACCTGAATATGCTGTAGAGTTAAGAGAGCAATATTCAGCAATTGTACCGGGATTTCATATGAATAAAAAACATTGGAACACAGTTACCTTCAATAAAGGCTTGTCTGATAGATTTGTCCTTGAGTTGGTAGATCATTCGTATAATTTAGTGTTTCAAAGTCTTCCCAAAAAGGTTAAAGGTACTATTTCCCTATCATGAGTTATTTAAAGATCAATGCCGTTCAAAAAGAATATGGGGAAGAAAAACCAGTTCTTATAAATTTTTCTTTGGATATAGATCGCGGTCAAGTTATTTCTTTGGTTGGGGAAAGTGGGTCTGGAAAAAGTACACTTTTAAGAATTATCGCTGGATTGGAGACCAAGAGCTCTGGCGAAGTCTATTTGGAAGATGAAAAAATTTTAAGCCCGAAGGAAAAACTTGTTCCAGGTTATGATGAAATACAATTGGTGTTCCAAGAGTATCATCTATTTCCAAATTCTACAGTAGAAGAAAACATAGGACGACCATTGATTCAATATGATAAAAAGTATAAAAAGCGTAGAATCGATGAGCTTTTGAAACTACTAGATTTAGAAAATTTTAGAAATAAATTGCCACGGCAATTATCTGGTGGGCAGCAACAAAAGGTTGCAATAGGTAGAGCTTTAAGTCTGGAGCCTCAAGTGATCTTACTTGATGAACCTTTTTCAAGTTTAGACACGATTCAGCGAAGAGAATTGATAAATGAGTTAAAGGAAATATTTAAAAAATTGAAAGTGACTGTTGTTTTTGTTACGCATGATTTGGATGATGCACTTCAGATGACAGATTCCTTGGTTATTATGCATAAAGGCAAACTTATCCAGCAAGGTTCTCCTGAAGAGATATTTGAAAATCCTAAAAACATCTATGCAGCAAAGCTTTTCAGTCATTTAAACTTGATACCAGAAAAGTCAAAAACATACATTCGACCTTCTGATGTTCTGATATTTAAAAGTACTGGTATGTCTGCCAAAGTATTAGAAAAGCAATACCTGGTTCACTACAACCAACTTACAGTTTCTTTATCAGACAAATCAGTTTGGAAAGTGGAAGATAAAAAACGTGAGTTTGATGTTGGTGATCGTGTAAAACTGAAATGGGACGAGCAAAAAGAATTATCTTTTTGAGAAGTTAAAGAATGTTTTCCGCATCAATTAATTCAACCCATCTTTTCATTTTTTTCTGAATTACTTTAAAGTGATGCCTATCCTCTTCGGTAATTAGTGAAATGGCTTTACCTTCGGATCCAGCTCTTCCAGTCCTGCCAATTCTATGAATATAGTCTTTTGGAGACCTCGGAAGTTCGTAATTTACCACATAAGGTAAAAATTTAATGTCAATCCCTCGAGCGGCTAAGTCAGTTGCTACCAATACTCTTAAGGTGCCATTTTTAAATTGTTTCAAGGCCTCGGTTCTTCCTCCTTGACTTTTATCTCCATGAAAAGCCATGGCTTGAATTCCATTTTTTATCAATTTTGCTGTTAGGTTGTCTGCTGTCCTTATAGATGATGTGAAAACAAGCACTTGTTGCCAGTTGCCTTCCTCAATAAGATATCTTAGTAAAGGCCCTTTTTTTTCTTGCGAAACCAAATAGGCAGACTGATCTATAAGGTCTGGAGTAATTTCTTCGGGCTTAATCTCTATTTTGATAGGATTCTTCAGCAGCTTTGCAATTAACCCTTCTATAGCCTCTTCCTTTGTTGCAGAGAATAAGATGTTCTGTCTGTTTTTAGGAAGCCTTGAAAGAATCTCGTCAACTTCCTCTTTGAATCCAAGGTTCAAAACTTTATCAGCTTCGTCGAGCACTAGAGTTTGTAGATCACTTATAGATATAGCATTCTTGGAAAGCAAGTCCAATAATCTCCCTGGTGTAGCCACCAAGATATCCGTCCCATTTAATTTCATCATCTGAGGGTTGATCGACACACCACCAAAAACAGCCTGACTTTTCACTTTTCTGGATAAAAATTGACTAAAAGTTCTTATTACTTCCTCTACTTGGGCAGCCAATTCTCTTGTAGGAACTATAATTAAAATTGGAATACTTCTGCCTTTATTGATGGCTGTTTGTTGTAAAGTTTCCAGAATGGGGAGAATGTAGGAAGCTGTCTTTCCAGAACCAGTTTGAGCTATGCCTAACAAATCCCTCCTTTGTAAGATAGCTGGTATGGCTGCTAATTGGATTGGATATGGTTTTTCGTAATTAGCTTTGTTTATCGCATCGATTATTTGAGGTGATAATCCCAGTTCTGAAAAGTTCATATTCTTTTTTTTACAAATGTAGACTTTATTTTTAGGAAAGGTTTTTGGAAAACTTGAATTCTAGCTTTTAATCCTTCCAAAAGTCTGGAGATTGAATTTTGGATACTGTTTCTTTTGATTTGTTGTTTCAATTAATATAATGGAATACTTGGCTTTTTCATTTAATGATTTGTCAATGGAAACAGAATATGGGTTGACAAAAATCGGATTTTAATTTTTATTTCCCCTTTCAAAATCTTTTTCGAGTTGAAGCTCAGGGCATTTTGTGGGGGATTGAAAAAACTTTTTGGGGTGTATGTTGTAAATTGGGAAAAAAGTTGCAGTTTTGCAATCCCAAACGGGGGAAAAGGGATTGAAAGCAGGGTTTAAGAAAAAGAAATTTGACAGTTTTTTCATTTCTTTTTTGTGGGAATAAAAAACATTCTTACCTTTGCAGACCCAAGAATAAAACGGCGACTGAGGAGTTGTTGACAAGACACCGGAAAGATGGTGTACAAGTTCATTGAAGTATTGTAAGACGAAACGACAATAGATACATTTAGGTGTATTTAGAATAGATTAAGTAATAAGATATCCATTAGCGTCAGGAACAAAGAGATGATAAAGATCTCTAAAAAAAACTTTACAATGGAGAGTTTGATCCTGGCTCAGGATGAACGCTAGCGGCAGGCCTAATACATGCAAGTCGAACGGGATTTGAGACTTCGGTTTTGATGAGAGTGGCGCACGGGTGCGTAACGCGTATGCAACCTACCTATTACAGGGGGATAGCCCGGGGAAACCCGGATTAATACCCCATGGTATTATGAGCAGGCATCTGTTTATAATTAAAGATTTATCGGTAATAGATGGGCATGCGTAGGATTAGCTAGTTGGTAAGGTAACGGCTTACCAAGGCTATGATCCTTAGGGGTTCTGAGAGGAAGGTCCCCCACACTGGTACTGAGATACGGACCAGACTCCTACGGGAGGCAGCAGTAGGGAATATTGGGCAATGGACGAGAGTCTGACCCAGCCATGCCGCGTGCAGGAAGACGGCGTTATGCGTTGTAAACTGCTTTTATACGGGAAGAAAAGGCCCATGCGTGGGACATTGCCGGTACCGTATGAATAAGCACCGGCTAACTCCGTGCCAGCAGCCGCGGTAATACGGAGGGTGCAAGCGTTGTCCGGATTTATTGGGTTTAAAGGGTGCGTAGGCGGGAATTTAAGTCAGCGGTGAAAGTTCAGGGCTCAACCCTGAAATTGCCATTGATACTGGATTTCTTGAGTGTCGATGGGGTACATGGAATTTATGGTGTAGCGGTGAAATGCATAGATACCATAAGGAACACCGATAGCGAAGGCATTGTACTTATCGATAACTGACGCTGAGGCACGAAAGCGTGGGTAGCGAACAGGATTAGATACCCTGGTAGTCCACGCCGTAAACGATGATTACTCGCTGTTATGCCCTTGAGGTGTAGTGGCCAAGCGAAAGCGTTAAGTAATCCACCTGGGGAGTACGCCCGCAAGGGTGAAACTCAAAGGAATTGACGGGGGTCCGCACAAGCGGTGGAGCATGTGGTTTAATTCGATGATACGCGAGGAACCTTACCCGGGCTAGAATGTGAAGGAATGATTTAGAGATAGATCAGTCAGCAATGACCTGAAACAAGGTGCTGCATGGCTGTCGTCAGCTCGTGCCGTGAGGTGTTGGGTTAAGTCCCGCAACGAGCGCAACCCCTATTGTTAGTTGCCATCAGGTTAAGCTGGGGACTCTAACAAGACTGCCTGCGCAAGCAGAGAGGAAGGAGGGGACGACGTCAAGTCATCATGGCCCTTACGCCCGGGGCGACACACGTGCTACAATGGCGCATACAGCGGGTAGCTACCTGGCAACAGGATGCCAACCTCTAAAAGTGCGTCTCAGTTCGGATCGGGGTCTGCAACTCGACCCCGTGAAGCTGGAATCGCTAGTAATCGCGCATCAGCCATGGCGCGGTGAATACGTTCCCGGACCTTGTACACACCGCCCGTCAAGCCATGGAAGTCGGGTAGACCTGAAGCCGGTAACCGCAAGGAGCCGTTTAGGGTAGAACCGGTAACTGGGGCTAAGTCGTAACAAGGTAGCCGTACCGGAAGGTGCGGCTGGAACACCTCCTTTCTGGAAAACGTTATTGGATCGCTTGATCTAGGAATAATTGCACGTCGTCTTACTACTTCACACATCAAACAATCACGAAGGTGTTAGTTTGTAAAAAGTTCATTGACAAGTTGAGCAGAGAATTGAGTGTTTGCGAGAGATCGCAAGCGAGACCGTCGGGGTCCTAATTGCAAAAGGGGGATCCTGATCAGAGTAAGTAAATAAGGGCGTACGGGGGATGCCTAGGCTCTCAGAGGCGAAGAAGGACGTGACAAGCTGCGAAAAGCTACGGGGATCCGCAAGAGGACTTGATCCGTAGATATCCGAATGGGGCAACCCACCTAGAATAATCTGGGTATTCAGAGATGAAGGCAAACCCGGGGAACTGAAACATCTAAGTACCCGGAG is drawn from Belliella baltica DSM 15883 and contains these coding sequences:
- the ispG gene encoding (E)-4-hydroxy-3-methylbut-2-enyl-diphosphate synthase; this encodes METMSLIDKIKYCNSLTSYSRRKTIPVKVGDVTIGGENPIVIQSMTTVDTMDTQGSVEQCIRMIESGCQLIRITAPSMKEAENLQIIKDELRKRGYTTPLVADIHFTPNAAEIAAKIVEKVRINPGNYADKKKFEVIDYSDESYQDELDRIKERFLPLVKICKENGTAMRIGTNHGSLSDRIMSRYGDTPLGMVESALEFLRICEDEEYYNIVISMKSSNTQVMVQAYRMLVQKLDEGGFKPYPLHLGVTEAGDGEDGRIKSAVGIGTLLEDGLGDTVRVSLTEDPEFEAPVAQFLVDRYQGREGHSAIQEIKNYPITPFEYNKRQTIEVFNFGGGNVPRVITDISAIYQIQPKEMKQVGHFYLPELDKWKMNDQGADYVFSGSNPIQFMLPNGMKEIQDYSVWQNSEDRENKFPAYNLNKLKTANDFHFGLNFLSISDLEIEEAIEFIKGRNDFVIILSSENLHNYAALRRAFVKMIDNEIHLPVVIKVKYSQQTQDKTMLHAATDVGGLLIDGLGDGVLLDLSNYADQNRETILDQIKLHNSISFGVLQAARTRMSKTEYISCPSCGRTLFDLQETTAMIRKRTDHLKGVKIGIMGCIVNGPGEMADADFGYVGSGKGKITLYKGKEVVKRSVPSEKAVDELIEIIKKDGMWIDPEE
- a CDS encoding DEAD/DEAH box helicase, which gives rise to MNFSELGLSPQIIDAINKANYEKPYPIQLAAIPAILQRRDLLGIAQTGSGKTASYILPILETLQQTAINKGRSIPILIIVPTRELAAQVEEVIRTFSQFLSRKVKSQAVFGGVSINPQMMKLNGTDILVATPGRLLDLLSKNAISISDLQTLVLDEADKVLNLGFKEEVDEILSRLPKNRQNILFSATKEEAIEGLIAKLLKNPIKIEIKPEEITPDLIDQSAYLVSQEKKGPLLRYLIEEGNWQQVLVFTSSIRTADNLTAKLIKNGIQAMAFHGDKSQGGRTEALKQFKNGTLRVLVATDLAARGIDIKFLPYVVNYELPRSPKDYIHRIGRTGRAGSEGKAISLITEEDRHHFKVIQKKMKRWVELIDAENIL
- a CDS encoding DUF6728 family protein, which encodes MANSRLKEFFQLGELGNYFVRVFQKPDPNKKSNFSLKMMHGINKISILMFLAAVLIWIAKRLF
- a CDS encoding SDR family oxidoreductase, whose translation is MSKHILVTGGTKGIGRAIIERFAKEGFSVSTCSRNEDDLVQLKSYFESEYPNQSIFTLKADLSKKEEVIKFSDSVKSKMGCPNVLINNTGVFLPGAIHSEPEGNLEMMIQTNLYSAYYLTRAFTPQLIENKSGHIFSIGSIAGLTAYANGGSYAISKWAMLGFTKCLRQELKDYNIKVTSVLPGATFTASWEGVDIPEERFMKPEDVAESVWGAYNLSPNSVVEEIVIRPQLGDL
- a CDS encoding helix-turn-helix domain-containing protein, with product METETTDRLELAAHFINSTNSPIFLTGKAGTGKTTFLRNLADLTHKSYVILAPTGIAALHAKGVTIHSQFLLPFGSFLPTREPEGNFTNSGSFFTQYSLGRKHTLNSSRKKVLQSVELLIIDEVSMLRADILDAIDYRMKSVKRNFEEPFGGVQILLIGDLFQLPPIVKDYEWQVLGKFYKSMHFFEAKALQNSGLVYLELNKIFRQKDDQFINILNNLRENKTTQADIDFLNRFFKTEEEILKLKDNIIITTHNNKAEAHNQRELALLKSKSHFFEAIVEKDFPENLYPIPKTLELKEGAQIMFIKNDSSGFSEFFNGKMATVKSIEEDEIKVTMTGNNVEYILKKELWENKRYVIKDETKELQEEVIGTFEQYPIKLAWAVTVHKSQGLTFDKAIIDIGQAFAPGQVYVALSRLRSLDGLTLKSRIQSHIISADRDAVNFTQGTTTNQAPLKDLLTQSQKLYIQKLLIKTFDFGEIIENFHAFLKYSDNSMEFEDQEMQKAIPEIHQSISDEDSNTYKFQRQLLHLLQTNEENHLMDRLEKGSEYYFKLLKGLLQKLMLHAAEVERFSKTKIYLEGLAEIEIILLKKLSELQKVTFLIPAILNGEEIGKMESINRNLIQLRISLAQEAKQAAKDNPKFASGKTGRKKKKAESPNIKLEKGETYEITYTLSQEGKSFSEIAAYRGLAESTIKSHLARGITAGKVDIFNHLSDELVKEISVLIEIENGELGIIREKHPGKYDFGTLRMVFAHITRD
- a CDS encoding MmcQ/YjbR family DNA-binding protein; its protein translation is MDIGFFREYCLSKAGTSEETPFDANTLCFKVGGKIFAIIDIELFESVNLKCEPEYAVELREQYSAIVPGFHMNKKHWNTVTFNKGLSDRFVLELVDHSYNLVFQSLPKKVKGTISLS
- a CDS encoding ABC transporter ATP-binding protein — protein: MSYLKINAVQKEYGEEKPVLINFSLDIDRGQVISLVGESGSGKSTLLRIIAGLETKSSGEVYLEDEKILSPKEKLVPGYDEIQLVFQEYHLFPNSTVEENIGRPLIQYDKKYKKRRIDELLKLLDLENFRNKLPRQLSGGQQQKVAIGRALSLEPQVILLDEPFSSLDTIQRRELINELKEIFKKLKVTVVFVTHDLDDALQMTDSLVIMHKGKLIQQGSPEEIFENPKNIYAAKLFSHLNLIPEKSKTYIRPSDVLIFKSTGMSAKVLEKQYLVHYNQLTVSLSDKSVWKVEDKKREFDVGDRVKLKWDEQKELSF